The Helicobacter cetorum MIT 00-7128 region CAAAAGGGGCTTTTCTTGTTCTTGATGCATAAGCTTCATAAGATAACTAGGCTCAATATCATTTCTATACACTAGCACTTCATAATCTAAATGCTCCAATTCATACACTAAGTTATACGAGAAAGAATCAAAATTATCTATAAAAAAGATTTTCATAAGCTTGTTTTCCTAATGGCAAAAATTAGTGCTTGCGCTTTAGCCCTTGTTTCGTCAGCTTCACTTTTAGGATTGCTATCTAGCACCACTCCAGCTCCCGCTTGTATCACAGCTCTATGATTTTTAACAAGACATGAGCGAATAGTAATACAAGAATCCATGGAGCCTTCGTTATTTAAATAACCCACACTCCCCCCATAAGACCCTCTTCTTTGATTTTCAAGTTGATAGATGAGTTTTATAGCAGAAATTTTTGGTGCTCCACTAAGCGTGCCTGCATTCATAAAACTTCTATAAGCATGCAAACTATCACAAGACTTTTTTAATTCCCCCACTACGCAAGAAACTAAATGCATGACATTGGAGTATTTATCCACTTTTAAGAGTTTATCACAATAGCGTTTTTGTGAAATTCTAGCCATGTCATTTCGTGCTAAATCCACTAGCATGATATGTTCAGCCCTTTCTTTATAATCGTGTTGCAAATCAAATTCCATTTTGCTATCCAAATCATAATCAATGTTGCCATTTGTATCCTTACCCCTTAAGCGAGTGCCTGCAATGGGATAAATCTCAGCCGTGTTGGTTAAGGCGTTGTATTTTAAAGCGCTCTCAGGGCTGGCTCCAAAAAGGATAAAATCGCTATCTTTTATATAGAACATATAGGGGCTAGGATTAGCAAGCTTTAAATGATAATACGCGCTCAAAGGCTCTTTGCATTCCATATAAAAACTTCGTGATAATACCGCTTGAAAAATCTCGCCTTTTTTGATTTCTTCTTGTAAAAACAGCACCTTTTTTTCAAACTCGCTATCGCTACAATTAGTGCTAATTTCTGTATTTTGCTTGAGTTTTTTTGGCATAAAATCTTGTTGTATGCTATTAGCTAGAATTTTTAAAGTTTGTAATTCTTTTTCTATCTCTATTTTAAGGTGTTTATCAAAACACGCCCCTAAAATCTCGGTGGTTTTTTCTTTATGGTCTATGATGATTAAATTTTGCGCCACATAGAAGATAAAGTCATTGGCTGTGTTATCCTGTGTTTGTAGCTTGGGCAAATCTTCAAAAAAATTCAGCATTTCAAAAGAAAACAATCCGGCACAAAAGAGTGCAAAAGGGTGTTTGTGCTTGGTGCTAATGCTTTTAAAAAGCCCCCTTAGGGCATCAAAAGGGCTAGGTTCAAAGAGTTTAGAAAACTCATCTTGTGCTTTTCTAACTTGTGGGTAGATTAAGGTTAAAGTGTTATTTTGAATAGGGGTTTTGAAAAATGCGCTTAGGTTTTTTAAAAATGCATAGCCATTAGGCGTAAGGCTAGTGATTATTACGGCGTTATGATTACAGATAAGTTTCAAGCAAGCTTTAGCCATAAGCAAAGATTTAGTATTGGTTTTGCTCTCAATTTCGGCACTCTCAAACAAAAGGGTGTTATTTTGCTCTAATTTCTCATAAAGAGCTAGGGGGTAAGCAACATAAGGGATTTGTTCTATTAGACTAATCATGGGCTACTTTAATTAAGATTTAAGGCTGTATTTTACAAGAAAATAGATGAATTAAGGTAAATAGCAAAATAACAAAAAGAGCTTGTAAGCTCTTTTTGTCTTGTAGGGAGTTTGGTTAAAAGCTGAAAGTATAAGTGCCTTTATTAGTTTTAATTTTAGCCTCTTTAAGATTGTTGCAAGTAGGTATCCTAAAAACTTCGCCAAATTTTAAGGGGACTTCCATAGTGTTGCCTTGCTCTTTCATTTCTTTGATTTTTTGTTCCACTTGAGCGAGTTTTTCTTGGTCTTGTTGCTTTTCTTTGAGAAGTTGGTTTAGATGTCTTTTAGCCTCATCAATTTTATCAGTCTTTACTATTTTTGGGAAAACTTCTTTATACCTTTTAAAAAAAACCTCATGGAACTTAGGCATTAGGGGGAATACGATTTGTTCAAATTCTTTTTTTGAAATTTTGCTTAAAAACTTTTTGTCAGTAAGTTTGTTATAGGTATTGACCCCTATAATATTTGCAACATATTTACTATGATAATATTTATTGTTTTTATATTTTGGACACTCTTTCATGATTAACCCCTTATAATCATCACCACAATAATCGTTAAAACTATTTATATAGCTTATATGCAACTCCGATAAGAAAGAGTTAAAGTAAGAAAGTGAAAACAATTCATTGTCTTTTGTGTATTCCTCTTTGGTTTTACTAGCCAAAACACCTTTTTTCTGCTTTAATTCTTCATAAGTCTTAAAAGAACTAACCTCTCTTTTTTGCTCTTCAACTTTCTTAATCTCTTTTTGGACTTCTTCTTGGGCTCGTTTAATGTTAGTAGGATAGAAATCTGGGTCATCATACCCCTCGATTCGTTTTATTATGTCTGCTCTTTCTCTTTCATAATTTTCTAAATGAGTATAACTATACCACCCACCAAGTTTTAGCCCAAATGACTCATTTTTACACTTCCCTCTGTTAAGCTCAACATTTTGGATAACAACATCATCTGCCTTAGATGAGATATTAAGATAAGTTTGTTTGGTGAGTTCGGAAGTAAAGATATTGGTTTCATGTTTTTTTTCTACAGACACATCAATAGGCGAACTCCCACACCCTGCCATAACTAATGCTAGGCTCAATGCTCCTAATCCTTTAATCCATAGGTTTGTTTTCATATTTGCTCCTTTTATGAAATATTTTAATAAGGTTTGTTTTGCCAACAAAGTGATAGGATAGCTATTTTAGTTTCTCCCATTCCAACTAAAGGATTATTCATTAATTCTTTTACGCACTCTTTTAAGTTATTATAGTTAGGACATTTTTGACAAAAAGAAATATCCCCAAGGTATTCAAAATGATATTTTTTCATGGTGCCTATAAGGTAAGATTGTATGTGTTGGGGGATAAAATCAATTCGTGTTGTATTTGAACAAAAATGTAGCGTGTGCATTCTTTCTAATAAGGCATTTGTGATGCTGGGATTATTTTTTTGGCTTAAGACTTCATCACAAATCTTAAAATAATCTTTTATTTTATTGCCTTGTATTTTGCCTATAGGTTCTAAAATGCACTTTATTTTGTCATCTTTATTATCTACAAAATCCACAAACACCCCTTTTAAATTTAAGTTTCATCTCAAATGGGCTGAGTATAGTAGACTTAGACTTAGACTTAGACTTAGACTTAGACTTAGCTTAAAGAGTGCCTAAATTTTGGGACTATTAGGGAGTATAAGGTTTTAAAAAAGTGGGGTTGAGGTAGACTAAAAAAACGATTAATTTTTTAAATTAATCGTTTTTTTTAAAATTGTCGTTTATTAAGGCTTATTTTTTATTTTTCCATGCTTTTAAAGGCTCAAGGCTCATTATCCCATGTGCCATAAAGAGAGTTGGGTAGAATAATCCATTCTGTGCCAAATTTTTGGGCGTTTTGTAGCACTTTTTTTTGTTGTTCTTTGCTATTTTTGGCGTTTTTGGCAAACATGGCATCAAAATCATGCAAGGTATCGCCAATTTGTAAAATAATCGCATAATCTTTAGCAACCACAGCGCGCCTTATTGCTTTTGGCTTGTTTTCTTCTTCTAATAAAACAGATTTTTCATTCACTTGCGGAAGTTTCAAGCTTTTTAACATTTTTAATACAAACGCCTTATTTTTGTGGGTGCGATTAGAAATATAAAAAATCATCACCCCCTTAGAATGAGCGTATTCTAAAAATTCTAATGCCCCAGCAATGAGCTTAGAAGTGCCTTGTTTTTCATAATTATCCCAAGTTTCTTTAGTGTATCTAAGACAATTTTTAATAAGATAGCCTGCATAATCAGAAGTATCAAGAATTGTTTCATCTAAATCCAAGATAACAGCAGGCTTTTTGTCTTTGATAAGTTTAAGATTGTTATCTAAGGCTAGTTTTGCCATTTTGTAAGTTTGTAGTTGCAAGGCTTTGATTTCAGCGCTTTGCTGGTGATACTTAGCACTTCTTGTAATAGGTGAAACACATTCTTTAGCATTTAAAACGCTCACTAAAGATAGTGCCACTAAGCCTAATATCATTTGATTTCTTATCATTACAACACCTAAATATAAGAATATAAGTTTCTTGGTATTATAGCTTAAGAATTGATTGCTTAAAAATAGGTAAAAAATAATTTTAAAAGATTATTTTTCCTTGTAATTTTCATTAAGAAACTTCTCAAAATAGTTCAATGCTATTGCTAAGGATATAAGCACAATTACTAATAGCC contains the following coding sequences:
- the trpE gene encoding anthranilate synthase component I translates to MISLIEQIPYVAYPLALYEKLEQNNTLLFESAEIESKTNTKSLLMAKACLKLICNHNAVIITSLTPNGYAFLKNLSAFFKTPIQNNTLTLIYPQVRKAQDEFSKLFEPSPFDALRGLFKSISTKHKHPFALFCAGLFSFEMLNFFEDLPKLQTQDNTANDFIFYVAQNLIIIDHKEKTTEILGACFDKHLKIEIEKELQTLKILANSIQQDFMPKKLKQNTEISTNCSDSEFEKKVLFLQEEIKKGEIFQAVLSRSFYMECKEPLSAYYHLKLANPSPYMFYIKDSDFILFGASPESALKYNALTNTAEIYPIAGTRLRGKDTNGNIDYDLDSKMEFDLQHDYKERAEHIMLVDLARNDMARISQKRYCDKLLKVDKYSNVMHLVSCVVGELKKSCDSLHAYRSFMNAGTLSGAPKISAIKLIYQLENQRRGSYGGSVGYLNNEGSMDSCITIRSCLVKNHRAVIQAGAGVVLDSNPKSEADETRAKAQALIFAIRKTSL